A single genomic interval of Stieleria maiorica harbors:
- a CDS encoding LamG-like jellyroll fold domain-containing protein, with the protein MTPNEQATLLDALLDGDISEADFLRLEAELIVDPEVRKTYYRRLEMDLLLAELASEGQRPSPDHSAAATDQRSGRLRRWAGVVVAIAAALVFIVAMLHSAADREIAERDNENPPAQIRSENEPSATGFAVLSGQTDAVWEGDPIDNGGLLPQGELHLVSGLVHVELFSGVQMVIRGDAVFSIDSPMQVSMQRGSARAHVPEPAQGFRLKTGAGEVIDLGTEFAVEVDEMRSSVKVVDGEVELRPSDSGTRRLRVGEGVELAANGTVTRESADDISLVGPAAFQDALARRQSSHFRQWQLATEMLRNDPRLMAHYLVDPDQGWSRQLVNRASSAGRVNGTVIAGDGAVVAATRTQDRWGRDGGALDFSRMGSRVRVVVPGEHRGLTLMCWVKINSLDRWYNSLFLTDGHEEREPHWQIMNDGRMFFSVKPPNMDDWTQAERERQVFYSPPFWDPSMSGQWTMLATVYDVDQQLVTHSVNGEPISRQSIPEKLLVEQIKIGSASICNWSEPMYRSDATFVVRNLNGSVDEFALFSGALSATEILNLYHVGNPNER; encoded by the coding sequence ATGACTCCGAATGAACAAGCCACATTGTTGGATGCACTTCTGGACGGTGACATCAGCGAAGCCGATTTCCTGAGACTGGAAGCCGAACTGATCGTCGATCCGGAGGTCCGCAAGACGTACTACCGGCGTCTGGAAATGGACCTGTTGCTCGCCGAACTGGCGTCGGAAGGGCAACGCCCATCACCCGATCACTCCGCCGCCGCGACGGATCAACGGTCCGGCCGCCTGCGCCGCTGGGCCGGTGTCGTGGTCGCGATCGCGGCCGCGTTGGTCTTCATCGTGGCGATGCTTCATAGCGCCGCAGATCGCGAGATAGCAGAGCGGGACAATGAAAACCCGCCCGCGCAAATCCGCTCGGAAAACGAACCCTCGGCGACGGGATTCGCGGTCTTGAGCGGCCAGACCGACGCGGTCTGGGAAGGCGACCCGATCGACAACGGCGGACTGTTGCCGCAAGGTGAACTGCACCTCGTTTCCGGTTTGGTCCATGTTGAATTGTTCAGCGGCGTCCAAATGGTGATCCGCGGCGATGCGGTGTTTTCGATCGATTCGCCGATGCAAGTCAGCATGCAGCGGGGCAGCGCACGGGCGCACGTGCCCGAGCCCGCCCAAGGGTTCCGTTTGAAAACCGGCGCAGGCGAAGTCATCGATCTGGGAACCGAGTTCGCGGTCGAAGTCGACGAGATGCGTTCGAGCGTGAAAGTGGTCGACGGCGAAGTGGAGTTGCGGCCGAGTGATTCCGGCACCCGGCGGCTGCGTGTCGGTGAAGGCGTCGAACTGGCTGCTAACGGCACGGTGACCCGGGAATCGGCCGACGACATCTCACTGGTCGGACCGGCCGCGTTTCAAGACGCGTTGGCCCGGCGTCAATCGAGTCACTTTCGCCAGTGGCAGCTGGCCACGGAAATGCTTCGCAACGATCCGCGGCTGATGGCGCATTACCTGGTCGATCCCGACCAAGGCTGGTCGCGGCAATTGGTCAATCGGGCATCGTCCGCCGGCCGGGTCAACGGCACTGTGATCGCCGGTGATGGCGCGGTGGTCGCCGCGACGCGCACCCAAGACCGCTGGGGTCGCGACGGCGGTGCGTTGGATTTCAGCCGCATGGGCAGCCGGGTCCGCGTTGTCGTCCCCGGTGAACATCGTGGGTTGACGCTGATGTGCTGGGTCAAAATCAACAGCCTGGACCGCTGGTACAACTCGCTGTTTCTGACCGACGGCCACGAAGAACGCGAGCCGCATTGGCAGATCATGAATGACGGCCGCATGTTCTTTTCGGTCAAGCCACCGAACATGGACGATTGGACGCAAGCCGAACGCGAGCGCCAAGTGTTTTATTCGCCGCCGTTCTGGGACCCTTCGATGAGCGGCCAGTGGACGATGCTGGCAACGGTTTACGACGTCGATCAGCAACTGGTGACGCACTCTGTCAACGGAGAACCGATCAGCCGCCAATCGATCCCGGAAAAGTTGCTCGTCGAACAGATCAAGATCGGCTCCGCGTCGATTTGCAATTGGAGCGAACCGATGTATCGCAGCGATGCGACGTTTGTCGTCCGCAACTTGAACGGCAGTGTGGACGAGTTCGCGCTTTTCTCCGGCGCGCTTTCTGCTACCGAAATTTTAAACCTGTATCACGTTGGAAACCCGAATGAGCGATAG
- a CDS encoding sigma-70 family RNA polymerase sigma factor, with amino-acid sequence MNQPPDDDSAQPTPLGDSAFVALLTECQLPLRLYISALLPGDPAAGDVIQQANAKIWEKRGDFEAGTNFKAWTMAVARFEVLNHRKRQARDSRLRFSDELEETIATELAEVNDDLAERQAALRECMQSLKPASRDLLMRRYASQQSLAEFADQLGRSVGGIKVTLHRLRTSLGDCIQRRLAATGDRQ; translated from the coding sequence GTGAACCAACCTCCCGACGACGATTCCGCCCAACCTACTCCGCTGGGTGATTCCGCCTTCGTCGCACTGCTGACCGAATGCCAGCTCCCCCTGCGTCTGTACATCAGTGCGCTGCTGCCTGGCGACCCGGCCGCCGGGGATGTGATCCAACAGGCGAACGCGAAAATCTGGGAAAAACGCGGTGATTTCGAGGCCGGGACCAATTTCAAAGCCTGGACGATGGCCGTCGCCCGGTTCGAGGTCCTGAATCACCGCAAACGACAAGCCCGCGACAGCCGACTGCGGTTCTCGGACGAATTGGAAGAGACGATCGCGACGGAATTGGCCGAGGTCAACGACGATTTGGCCGAGCGGCAAGCGGCCCTTCGCGAGTGCATGCAGTCGCTCAAGCCGGCCAGCCGCGACCTGCTGATGCGCCGCTACGCCTCGCAGCAATCCCTGGCCGAATTTGCCGACCAGCTCGGCCGCTCGGTCGGCGGCATCAAAGTGACCCTTCACCGGCTGCGCACCTCGCTGGGCGATTGCATCCAGCGGCGACTGGCCGCCACGGGAGATCGCCAATGA
- a CDS encoding integron integrase, which yields MAIQKSGGGQRTGKQAGQKPDWALIWRQKLAVFHGTGGDSNWRFGQSEVIEFLIDQKKKGAPAWKRLKVAEALSDYQKRFHRDSGERLDRIVAQLRYKASCERQAELSGPEIKELVGEIDTKEAPVIQQMRRTMRLNKLAWNTEKAYIGKLCDFFSYRGLWKSVKDADASTQWGLGEIGAVDVEEFLTDMAVDRNVAESTQDQAFYAILYLFEHVLKRDLKCVDAIRSTKPQRIPVVMSHEEVASLLGELRGVYLLMAQLMYGAGLRLSECLSLRVKDLDFDQKMIIVCDSKGKKDRRVPLPEAAAPALRRQLKSRKVLHERDLDEGAASVYLPRAIDRKYPNAHKELRWQYLFASRQRSRNPRSGRLHRHHMHEDTFPAQLKEAVERAGILKRITSHAFRHSFATHLLKDNTDIRDVQELLGHKDISTTMIYLHCLNDAEKEIVSPLDRLQERQETSTDTTKMEAIDPPNAEPLPAGDVEPSRPDHSVGCETHERGSVGNVAPSFPPENEPPGAQTENVSSRARAMIGAVWASLHRMLHRPRGHGFFARLVKH from the coding sequence ATGGCGATTCAAAAGAGTGGCGGAGGGCAGCGGACCGGGAAGCAAGCGGGCCAGAAGCCGGACTGGGCGTTGATTTGGCGTCAAAAGCTGGCAGTCTTTCACGGTACCGGCGGCGATTCGAACTGGCGTTTTGGCCAATCCGAAGTGATCGAATTTCTGATCGACCAGAAAAAGAAGGGCGCGCCGGCTTGGAAACGTTTGAAGGTTGCTGAGGCGCTTTCGGATTATCAGAAACGCTTTCATCGAGACAGCGGCGAGCGGCTGGATCGCATTGTGGCTCAACTGCGCTACAAAGCCAGTTGCGAGCGACAGGCGGAGCTTTCAGGCCCCGAGATCAAAGAGTTGGTCGGGGAGATTGATACCAAGGAAGCTCCGGTGATCCAGCAAATGCGCCGGACGATGCGATTGAACAAACTGGCATGGAACACCGAAAAGGCGTACATCGGCAAACTCTGCGATTTCTTTTCGTATCGCGGACTTTGGAAATCCGTCAAGGACGCCGACGCGAGCACTCAATGGGGCTTGGGCGAGATCGGTGCGGTGGACGTCGAGGAGTTCTTGACAGACATGGCGGTCGATCGAAACGTCGCTGAGTCAACACAAGATCAAGCTTTCTACGCAATCCTTTACCTGTTTGAGCATGTCTTGAAACGCGACCTCAAGTGCGTCGACGCGATCCGGTCCACCAAACCCCAACGCATCCCCGTGGTGATGAGCCACGAGGAAGTCGCGTCGCTGCTTGGGGAGCTTCGCGGTGTGTATCTGTTGATGGCACAGTTGATGTACGGCGCCGGGCTGCGGTTGAGTGAATGTTTGAGCCTGCGCGTGAAGGACTTGGATTTCGACCAAAAGATGATCATCGTCTGCGATTCAAAGGGGAAAAAGGATCGCCGCGTGCCGCTGCCGGAGGCTGCGGCGCCCGCGTTGCGTCGTCAATTGAAGTCGCGAAAGGTGCTGCACGAGCGCGACTTGGACGAGGGTGCCGCGTCGGTGTATTTGCCCAGGGCGATCGATCGTAAGTATCCCAACGCGCACAAGGAATTACGTTGGCAATATCTGTTTGCATCGCGCCAACGGTCCAGGAACCCACGCAGTGGTCGACTGCATCGACACCACATGCACGAAGACACGTTTCCTGCGCAATTGAAGGAAGCGGTCGAGCGCGCCGGGATACTGAAACGCATCACGTCGCACGCGTTTCGCCACAGCTTCGCGACTCATCTATTGAAAGACAACACGGACATTCGCGACGTGCAAGAATTGCTGGGGCACAAGGACATCTCAACGACGATGATCTATCTGCATTGCCTGAATGATGCGGAAAAGGAGATCGTTAGCCCGCTCGATCGGCTGCAGGAGAGACAAGAAACAAGCACCGATACGACGAAAATGGAAGCAATCGATCCTCCGAACGCTGAGCCGCTTCCGGCCGGCGATGTGGAGCCATCAAGACCGGACCATTCGGTAGGCTGCGAGACGCATGAGAGAGGCTCGGTGGGAAACGTGGCGCCGTCGTTTCCACCCGAAAATGAGCCGCCCGGTGCGCAAACGGAGAATGTTTCAAGTCGGGCGCGAGCGATGATTGGAGCGGTCTGGGCGTCCTTGCACAGGATGCTTCACCGGCCCCGAGGTCATGGATTCTTCGCGCGGCTCGTCAAGCATTGA